aggtgcagccctaaaaggaaaacaaagaaaaaaggagttaagCTTTAGACAAATTGAATGCTCCAACCACAGCGCCTGGTGGGGTAGAGGAGGCATTCGGCAAGAAAGACGGCTTTGTCACCTAGGAACCCTCTCTGTCCCTTGTTCTGCACTGGGTCCTCTCTAGCTCACGTCTTCTCTAACCACAGGCACAGACGAGCCTTAGGGTCAGGTTGATGCCCAAAGGCACTGGCTCTTCCCGGAGCCTCTTGCTCACCCTCTGGAGGCAACGGAACGCGCCTGTTCCTTGGCCAGCCTGTGATGCGCATGGCCTGGCCCGCACGGGGGCAGAACCAGGCGTCGTGCCGCCTTGGCGGCTTCTCAGTCCAGTGcttttcctctggctgctgtaGGCGCTCGCCCCCAGCTGTCGCCTGGCGCTGCAGCCCTgggccccttccttcctctggtcCTCGGAGAGGCCAGAGGGGAGCTTGGCCACAGGGAGCTCTCCCACCAGGCCACCCCTCACACCCAAAGGTGCCCTGGGAGTCCTGCCTCCTCGGTCATTTCCATGATTGGAAATCACGACTCTCTCTTCTCTAATTTTCTGCCCCTTGTGTCTTTAGGAAAACAGCGGTAGAAGTGGCCTTTGCATTACATCTAATAACTGCCTGATGGATTTGCGGCCAACCCCAGGTTTCTGATTAATTCCTTCTTAGATGGGTCTCTTTGTAAGTCACCTCCGTCAGAGTGGCCGCTTCACTCAGAGCCACAACATCTCGAGCCACGAGATGGAAGAGACGTTTTGATCCAGGATGAGCTGGCTTTGTTTTCAAGCCCCTCGTGGGGGTCTAGCCAGCCAGACCTTGGATGTATAACATTAGAGGATGGTGTGGCTTCTGCCTCCGTCCACCTGCCCAGCACGCCTGGGGTAGAGACGTTCACCGGAATCACCATTTGAAGACTGATAGCATATCAGAAGTGCAGGAAGCCAGGCTTTTAAATTGTGATATTTGGATAGAATGTTTTGTGACAAggtgaaaacatctttttttttttttttggctgcccctcctctccccgcccccatggcatgtggaagttccagggccagggattgacccatcATCCCTACGACAGGGACAATGCTGAATTCCCTAGCCCGCTGAGCCCAGGGAACatctaaaaacacatttaaaaaagtcaagagagaggagctcccgtggtggcacagtgggatcactggcgtttctgcagcaccagaacgcaggttcggtccctggcctggcatagtgggtcaAAGGAGCGTTGCTAGAGCCACGGCCTAGGTTGCCCCAacggctcacatctgatccctggcctgggaactccacgtgctgccagtgaagccaaaaaagaacaaaagtaaattaaaaaatcaagataGACAATGCAAATGAAGGCAAGTTAGCAATGCCATCTCAGAGGGACCCACCAGGCCATCCAAGGGATCTGTGACTCCCCATATGTTTTATGTCTCTGACATAAAATCTCCCTCCCTCTGCGCAGAAAAACAAGTCCCTGGAGTGGGACAGAGGCTCAGCGAAGAGGGAGCGCCCCCCTGCAGCCCCGCTGGCAATGCAAAGTGGGTCTTAGCCTGTGCCCTTTTCTGAGCCTGTAGCTCTCCTCAGCTCTGGGAACAAGGTGTCGTCTTGGTGGCTTGATGGAGGTTGTCACCCCCCAGGTACCCAAAGCAAGGGGGCCCCGTGCCTTCTGCTGTCCACATGGCGCTAAGTGTCCCCAGTGAGACCTCTCTGGGGGGCTGAGTCTGGCAGGTGTGCCCTGTCGGACCCCTTCCTGGCCTCAGCCCTGCTCCCCCTCTCTCTGCAGGTGAACGCCCAGGCTCTTACCAGTGCCTTCTCTCCACACACCAAGCCTTGGATTGGTCTGGCTGAAGCTCTGGGGGCACTGATGCAAGCCTGGGCTGGGTCCCCCAAAGGGACCATCCAGGTGGTAACACAGGGTGAGCCGGGGActctgcagagggagggggagggccgtGGGCCCTGCACCCCACAGGGGTGTGTCTGCTGCAGGCCACAGACCAGCGAGGGACTCGGAGGTGAGCCTGTTCACGGGACTCCACGTCTCATGTTCGGTCCGAGTGTGACTCGCTTGCTTCTGAGtgggacaggaggggaggggcacaGAAAGGCATTGGGAAATATAcctgattttcatgcagctgtttATGCAGCATTTCTAAGATGAGCAGGTTTGGGGTGCAAGAGGGACCTCCCCAAGATTCGGAGTTTCACATGAGAGGCAGGGGCATTTGTGAAGGGAGTTTGGGTGAAGCAGGAGGACATTTTATTCTGCTGGTGACCTGGTTGCTCACCTGCTGTGCACCCTCCCTTCCGTGAGGCCCAGGCCCTTCTCCACTTGCGAATTGAAAGCCGGGGCAGGTGTGTGGGACATGGGGTTTGTGCTCTGTGACATTCTAGGGTGGGCTTTCAGGCAAGCGGACATACGAGGGGGCACTGGCCCGGCGGGGGAGGGCGTGAGGCTGTGTCTCCTGTCTGTGCGGCCACAGGCTCTGGCCGCCTTTGCAGTGGGTGTCCAGAGGCATGTCCTCCATTGGCTGTTGGGCATCTAGTCACTTGGGGAGAGGTTGGGTTTGAGGCAGGTAGACCTTGAGCTTTGCCAGTACTGGGCAGGGGCAGAACCAGGGGTCCCCACTGGCTGGGTGTCCAGGCCCCAAGGGACGAGGTGGGGAAGTGGGCACGGGTGCTTTAGTCGCCCCTTTGTGCCTCCACTTCCTGAGGCTGCCAAGGTCCTGAGTGCCAGGTAGGGGTGAGTGTAGGACGTTCTTCAAGTGCCCCCTGGGGAATGACGGGCGGGCCAGGGGCAGTGGAGTTGGGCTGAGCTGTGGAGAGGAGTTTCTTAGACCAGTGAAGAGGGCCCCTGGTGACCTGGCCTGGACCCCAGCGCGGCCCCCTGGCTGGCTCTCTGCCCCCGAGCAGAAAGCAGCACCTCCCAGCAGGCtgctgggcggggtgggggggcaggacaGTGCAGAGCCGTGACCCGGAGTGTGGCCCCTGTGGTCCCCTGCCTGCCCCTGTGTTGTTCAACACACAGCACCCTTACAGTGGCATCTCTCGGTCCCAGGAACGTCCCTGAAGAATTCTGGGACCTGCCTGAGCCCCGCTGTCATCGTCGGCCTCCTGAAGGAAGCTTCCCATCGGGCGGATGTGAACTTGGTGAACGCCAAGCTGCTGGAGAAAGAGGCTGGCCTCGATGTGCGCgccccccctctcccctccctccctgtctccctggcCTTTTCAGAGCACCTTGCGGCTCTGCTCCTTGAGCGGGTGACAGGGTCGGCCTGAGCGGTAGCGCCTGGTTCACCTGCAAAGTGGCAAGTGAATGGGAGGGGAAGCAGGACCTCCATTTCACAGCTGGGGAGCCAGGCTGGGAGCCGGCAGGTAGCTCAGCGTGCTCACCTCTGACCCCCCTACCTGTGCCACGGCACCTGCGAACCCTGGGAGCTCGCAGCGcatcctctgagcctctgctgccCTTCGGGGCTTCCCTTTGACGTCCTCCCTTCTGGTTCCCTTTTTAGATCCAAGTCTGTGGTTCTGGGCAGTAGggctttctccccccacccccgctcccctgCATCCCCGTCAGGCCCCTGGTTCTGCGCAGGAAGCAGCAGTAAGTCGGGGCCGGAGGGACCAGGCTGGATCGGCCTCGGGGACAGGCCAGCAGATCCCGGCCCTtctcacagccctgcctccccctcttcctccctccttctccccacttcccactCTCCCCTCCAGGCCATCACCTGTCCCTGGTAGATCTCTCTTTGCTCTCCCTTTAGAGAGGAAGCTCCTGGTTGGGGGCACAAGGCTTACCCATTCTCCCTCTGCCCCGGCCCTGAATTGCCGAGTGCCTTGGCCAGGCTGGACCCCCACAAGTTAGTGACTAGGCCAAAGGGGGGTGGGCATAACTGcttccctgccttctctctgcaggTAACCACCTCCCACAACCCTGCTGCTCGGGGGAGCAGGGCGGTGCGGAATGCCTCCTGACCGTGGCCCTGGCAGGTGCCCCCTATCAGGCCGTGGGCTTGGTCCAGGGCACTGCACCCATGCTGCACGCACTCAACGGAGCTGTCTTCAGACCAGAAGTGCCTCTGCGCCGAGGCCTGCCCCTGCTCCTGTTCCGGGCTCAGCCCTCCAACCCTACCATGCTGCCGACCATGATTGGTGAGGAGGGGTCTGTAGGGCCGGCTGGTGCTGCCCCTGCGTcaggggagggcctgggggaggcTCTGTCCTGGATTTTTGCCTCCTTCGGCCCCTCTCCATGTGGGAGGGCATCTCTGgatctgcagcatacagagggtCCGTCAAGCCGGCTTCCAGCACATCTGGAGAGTGGCTACGGAGTTCAGAGGTTAAGTGCCTTCTGTAAGGTCGCAGAGCAGAGTGGCAGGGGTAGGACCCCAGGGCCGCTGTTATTAGTCAGGCACTCATCACATTAAGGGCCccgtttgtttttactttttatttttcgttttttaacagttttattgaagtgtagttgacttacaatacgTGATCCTTTCTGCTGTGCGGCGTGATTCAGTTCCAcgtgcacacacatccattctctttcagagtctttcccCTATAGATTTAtctatagattatcacagaatactgggtagaggtAACTGTGcgatacagcaggtccctgttggccacaTTCCCCAGATCCCAGTAAGGGCGCAGTTAGAGCTGCCTGTGGCGCTCAGAGCCATGGAGTGCAGGGTCCCTTCTGACGGCAGGCCCGCTGGCCTAAGAGGGCACCCCCTCCAGCAGTGTGGGCATCTTGGACCTGCCCCCGTCCCCCGGTGCGGGCTTGCACTCTCTTCCAAGTTTGGCAGAGAGCGTCCACAGACTTCAAAGGCCCTGCTTTCCCTGCCCCTGCCAGCTGCCCAGAGGACCTTGCCCTGCTTTTCTCCCTTGCCGATGGTCTGGATAAAACTGGCAGCCAGCAAGCCTGGCGATGGCTCTCTAGCTCTTTGTGGCTGATCTTCCCTCCGTGCCCTGCCCAGTGGTCGTGGTGTTCCGAAGCCCCCTGGAATATCGAGGGAAACTGGGCAGATCCCTTTGTTCCCTCTGTCTCAGCCCTGCCACTCGGAGACCGTCCCCCTCGTTGCAATGCTGATCTCGGGGATCCAACTCGTGAGCCCACTCCCAGCCTCTTGCCTCTCCTTCCCCCGTGCCCTGTGCCAACCAGGGTTCCTTCTGCTTCCAGGCCTCCTGGCAGAAGCAAGggtgcagctgctgtcctaccaGACCTCAGTGGTGTCGGATGGGGAGACCTGGCACGCCATGGGCATCTCCTCCCTGCTGCCCAGCCTGGAGCCCTGGAAGCAGCACGTGACTGAGGCTTTCCAGTTCCATTTCTAACCTGAGGCTCACCCGCAGCAGCCTCGCCGGGTTTCCTGATGAAACATACCCACTGGGAGAGGCGATCCGCTTTCCTGGGGCTGACACCGCTTATGCTGCAGACTCCTGCGGTGCAATGATAACCACTCAATAAAGAGCTTGCCCAATGTGCTCCGGGCTTCCTTGTGTTGTCATTACCCTGAGGGCCACCAGAGGGCACCCGCAGGCAGCCGTGGGGCTCATTTTTGTTCGAGAAAGAGCAGTGATGGGAGATCCAGATGGGCTGACTGCGTGCCTGGATGTGGCTGCTCCGGGGAGAATCCCTCCCTATCTCTCAGGTTATTGGAGACATTTTTACAGGAATAATGCTCAAGGTATTTTGGGTTCCTATGCTATTCCGAAGATCCCTTCTACCTGAGAGTATGGATGCACTTTGATAAATAGAATTAAACAATCATGTAGAGCACTATGTGCCAGGGACTGGGTTAGGTCCTCTGCCCCAGAAGATTAAAGCTCTGACTGCTCCCCTGGAAGTCTCCATCTGCTGGGGGGACGGGGCACACAGAGGTCGCTGGAAGCAGTGAAGAAGGTGCTACAACAGGTGTATGTGAATTCTGTCGAGGCCAGAGGGGGAAGTAATTGGAGCCGAGGATGGGGGATGTTTGGAAAGATTTCATAAGGTGAAGAAAGTGTGAGGAAAGGCATGGGGCCCGAGGATTACTCTGCCGAGTTTACAAAGTCAGCACAGTATGGGATAAATGAAatgtaacttcattttttttttctttttagggccacacccatggcatatggacgctccgggctaggagttgaatctgagctgcagccatggcaacactggatctgagctgcatctgcaacctacaccgcagcttgaggcaccgccggatccttaacccactgagcaagaccagagatcaaacccacatcctcatggacacaatgtcgggttcttaacacaatgaaccacaccaggaactcctgttacttgAGTCTTTCTTAagatgatttaaaacaaaataataaaaaaaataaagatgattttcaGGAAACATGGAAGAGGGGTACTCCCGCACCTTAAGTCTTCCAACTTTTGAGGTTTTTATTCCTCCATCAGCAGGCATGACCCATTCCTACCTTGGGCCCCGCAGCGCCTGTTTTCGAGGCTTTCCCCAGGCTGAGAAGACCCAGCACAGGGTGGCTGATTGGCACCAGCATGAGCAAACCCATCACTGTGCTGTGACTGAGCCAGAGGGCAAGAGaaactcccccccgccccagtacCCGCTCGCTGTGTTCAGAACACGTGCGTCTGGGCCTTGCCACAGTGGTCCAGACACGAACAGCAAGGTGTCTGTGCTGCTCCGACCTTGAGCAAGATGTTTAATCCCCCTAAGCCTTCGTTCCCTCATCAGTAAGAGGGATAATGATGCTCCTGGGGACTGGATGGCTTGCGGAGTGGTTTATGGGAAGTGCCTGAGGCACTCGGTGAACGTGGTTTTTCCATCCCGATGCTTAAAGAGCAGATGAGCAGGTCCCACCCAGGCTCTCTTACAGAACCCCAGGCACCAGAGGGCCCTCGCTTGGCCCGTGTGGCAGTGTTCTGCCAGATCTGGACATGGGATGTCCTGACGTTGGTCAGCCCGTGCCCTCC
The genomic region above belongs to Phacochoerus africanus isolate WHEZ1 unplaced genomic scaffold, ROS_Pafr_v1 Scaffold_114, whole genome shotgun sequence and contains:
- the LOC125119088 gene encoding LOW QUALITY PROTEIN: D-3-phosphoglycerate dehydrogenase-like (The sequence of the model RefSeq protein was modified relative to this genomic sequence to represent the inferred CDS: inserted 1 base in 1 codon) — translated: MVVVLFAFHKMHPLATGTRQEEEGEKAGLEAQNSNTLDVFTEEPPRDRALVDHEKVISCPHLGASTREAQSRCGEEIAIQFVDMVKGRSLAGVVNAQALTSAFSPHTKPWIGLAEALGALMQAWAGSPKGTIQVVTQGTSLKNSGTCLSPAVIVGLLKEASHRADVNLVNAKLLEKEAGLDVTTSHNPAAXGEQGGAECLLTVALAGAPYQAVGLVQGTAPMLHALNGAVFRPEVPLRRGLPLLLFRAQPSNPTMLPTMIGLLAEARVQLLSYQTSVVSDGETWHAMGISSLLPSLEPWKQHVTEAFQFHF